The Vicia villosa cultivar HV-30 ecotype Madison, WI linkage group LG1, Vvil1.0, whole genome shotgun sequence genome includes a region encoding these proteins:
- the LOC131644670 gene encoding glucomannan 4-beta-mannosyltransferase 9-like: MDAFQEARYGLGLQVEFVWRQIREPLIVPILRVAVFLCLGMSLMMLVERVYMGVVICFVKVFGRKPEKRYKWESFKDDVELGNSNYPMVLVQVPMYNEREVYQLSIGAACGLSWPSDRIIIQILDDSTDPTIKELVQLECRRWGSKGVNIKYEVRDNRNGYKAGALKEGMKHSYVKQCDYVAIFDADFQPQPDYLWRTIPFLVSNSDIALVQARWKFVNADECLMTRMQEMSLDYHFTVEQEVGSCTYAFFGFNGTAGVWRISALNEAGGWKDRTTVEDMDLAVRASLKGWKFLYLSNLQVKNELPSTLKAYRYQQHRWSCGPANLFRKMVMEIVTNKKVSLWKKIYVIYSFFFVRKIVAHINTFVFYCIVLPATVMVPEVVVPKWGAVYIPSIITLLNAVGTPRSLHLLVFWILFENTMSLHRTKATLIGLLEASRVNEWIVTEKLGDAHKGKGGGKGLKKFRFRIGDRIHMLELLVGFYLVFCGCYDLMYGKNHFFIFLYIQAIAFFVMAFGYLGTFVPNS; encoded by the exons ATGGATGCTTTTCAAGAGGCTAGATATGGACTTGGCTTACAGGTTGAGTTTGTTTGGAGGCAAATCAGAGAGCCATTGATCGTGCCAATACTGAGAGTTGCGGTGTTTCTGTGTCTTGGCAtgtcattgatgatgttggttgaGAGAGTTTACATGGGTGTTGTGATTTGTTTTGTGAAGGTGTTTGGTAGAAAACCAGAGAAGCGTTATAAATGGGAGTCTTTTAAGGATGATGTTGAGTTGGGAAACTCTAACTATCCTATGGTTCTTGTTCAAGTTCCAATGTATAATGAAAGAGAG GTTTATCAGTTATCAATTGGTGCTGCATGTGGATTATCTTGGCCTTCTGATAGAATCATCATACAAATTCTAGATGATTCAACTGACCCAACAATCAAG GAGTTGGTACAGTTGGAATGCCGTAGATGGGGAAGCAAAGGAGTAAACATAAAGTACGAAGTTAGAGACAACAGAAATGGTTACAAAGCTGGTGCACTCAAAGAAGGAATGAAACATAGCTATGTCAAACAATGTGACTATGTTGCTATCTTTGATGCTGATTTTCAACCACAACCTGATTATCTTTGGCGAACCATCCCTTTCCTTGTTAGTAATTCTGATATTGCTCTTGTTCAAGCTCGCTGGAAGTTTG TGAATGCTGATGAATGTTTGATGACGAGGATGCAAGAGATGTCACTTGATTATCATTTTACTGTCGAACAAGAAGTGGGATCTTGCACTTACGCCTTCTTTGGCTTCAATG GGACTGCTGGTGTTTGGAGAATTTCGGCGTTGAATGAAGCTGGCGGGTGGAAAGATAGGACGACAGTGGAAGATATGGACCTAGCTGTACGGGCAAGTCTCAAAGGATGGAAGTTCTTATACCTCTCTAATTTACAG gttaaAAACGAATTGCCGAGTACTTTAAAAGCGTATAGATACCAGCAGCATCGATGGTCATGTGGACCGGCCAATCTTTTCAGGAAAATGGTTATGGAGATTGTCACAAACAAG AAAGTGTCTCTGTGGAAGAAGATATATGTTATTTACAGTTTTTTCTTCGTTCGGAAGATTGTGGCGCACATAAACACATTTGTATTCTATTGTATTGTGTTACCTGCAACTGTTATGGTGCCGGAAGTTGTTGTCCCTAAATGGGGTGCTGTTTATATCCCTTCCATCATCACTCTTCTAAATGCGGTCGGAACTCCAAG gtcacttcatttACTCGTCTTTTGGATTCTCTTTGAGAATACCATGTCTCTACATCGAACAAAGGCAACACTTATCGGCCTACTAGAGGCTAGTAGAGTGAATGAATGGATTGTCACTGAAAAACTCGGAGATGCACACAAGGGTAAAGGTGGTGGTAAAGGACTCAAAAAATTCCGATTTAGGATCGGAGACAG GATTCACATGTTAGAACTTCTTGTTGGATTCTACCTCGTCTTCTGCGGCTGCTATGATCTTATGTATGGGAAAAATCACTTCTTCATATTCCTATACATCCAAGCAATTGCTTTCTTCGTTATGGCATTTGGATATCTTGGCACATTTGTTCCCAACTCATAG